A genomic window from Lotus japonicus ecotype B-129 chromosome 1, LjGifu_v1.2 includes:
- the LOC130730325 gene encoding thioredoxin-like 3-3: MGISMSMSMSRNEEDKSKKGLEATAIGLPTNRHANLKSASGDDDFTDILTHIKSSKSPAVINYGASWCRVCSQILPAFCRLSNDFPKLSFIYADIDECPETTQHIRYTPTFQFFRDGEKVDEMYGTGEQRLRDRLWLHS; the protein is encoded by the exons ATGGGAATCAGTATGAGTATGAGTATGAGTAGGAACGAAGAAGACAAGTCAAAGAAAGGGTTGGAAGCCACTGCCATAGGTTTACCCACCAACCGCCATGCCAACCTGAAAAGCGCTTCCGGCGACGACGACTTCACCGACATCCTCACACACATCAAATCCTCCAAATCTCCA GCTGTTATCAATTATGGCGCTTCTTG GTGTCGTGTTTGTAGCCAAATTCTCCCTGCATTCTGCAGACTGAGCAATGATTTCCCAAAGCTTTCCTTTATATACGCCGACATTGATGAGTGCCCGGAAACAACTCAGCACATTCGATACACCCCGACCTTCCAATTTTTCCGAGATGGTGAAAAGGTAGATGAAATGTATGGCACTGGAGAACAGAGGCTGCGTGATCGCCTGTGGTTGCACTCTTGA
- the LOC130730324 gene encoding S-adenosylmethionine synthase 3-like encodes MEVINAHHLCNAGLNYNYYYTFTTLSKCKTENIHARKERVIRLFWLFPDLYKHRVRFLSPSSSAFPVSNRIPLSLQTTTATALEMDTFLFTSESVNEGHPDKLCDQVSDAILDACLEQDPESKVACETCTKTNMVMVFGEITTKANVNYEKIVRDTCRGIGFVSADVGLDADNCKVLVNIEQQSPDIAQGVHGHMTKKPEEIGAGDQGHMFGYATDETPELMPLTHVLATKLGAKLTEVRKNKTCPWLRPDGKTQVTVEYRNDNGAMIPLRVHTVLISTQHDETVTNEQIAADLKEHVIKPVIPAKYLDDNTIFHLNPSGRFVIGGPHGDAGLTGRKIIIDTYGGWGAHGGGAFSGKDPTKVDRSGAYVVRQAAKSVVASGLARRCIVQVSYAIGVPEPLSVFVDTYKTGKIPDNEILALIKESFDFRPGMIAINLDLMRGGNFRYQKTAAYGHFGRDDADFTWETVKVLKPKA; translated from the exons ATGGAAGTAATTAATGCTCATCATTTATGCAATGCAGgtcttaattataattattattatacaTTTACTACTCTTAGTAAATGTAAAACAGAAAATATACACGCAAGAAAAGAGCGAGTCATTCGTCTATTTTGGCTATTTCCTGATCTATATAAACACCGCGTTCGCTTCCTTTCGCCTTCTTCCTCTGCGTTTCCAGTTTCCAATCGCATTCCTCTCTCTCTGCAAACAACCACAGCAACCGCTCTCG AGATGGATACCTTCCTCTTCACCTCAGAATCTGTAAATGAAGGTCACCCCGACAAGCTGTGCGACCAGGTTTCCGATGCCATCCTAGATGCATGCTTGGAGCAAGACCCAGAGAGTAAGGTTGCTTGTGAGACCTGTACAAAAACTAACATGGTTATGGTCTTCGGTGAGATCACAACCAAGGCAAATGTGAACTATGAGAAAATAGTTCGAGACACTTGCAGAGGGATTGGGTTTGTGTCAGCTGATGTTGGTCTTGATGCTGACAACTGCAAAGTTCTGGTCAACATTGAACAACAGAGTCCTGACATTGCTCAAGGAGTTCACGGTCATATGACCAAGAAACCAGAGGAAATTGGTGCTGGTGACCAAGGCCACATGTTTGGCTATGCCACAGACGAAACACCTGAGCTAATGCCACTCACTCATGTGCTTGCCACTAAGCTTGGTGCAAAGCTCACTGAAGTTAGAAAGAACAAGACATGCCCATGGCTGAGGCCTGATGGCAAAACCCAAGTGACTGTTGAGTACCGGAACGACAATGGAGCCATGATCCCCCTCCGGGTGCACACAGTTCTCATCTCAACTCAGCATGATGAAACTGTCACAAATGAACAGATTGCTGCAGATTTGAAAGAGCATGTGATCAAACCTGTCATCCCAGCAAAATACCTTGATGACAATACTATCTTCCACCTCAACCCCTCTGGCAGATTTGTGATCGGTGGACCCCATGGAGATGCAGGACTCACTGGCCGGAAGATCATCATTGACACCTATGGTGGTTGGGGCGCTCACGGTGGTGGCGCCTTCTCCGGCAAGGACCCAACCAAGGTCGACAGAAGTGGCGCGTACGTTGTTAGGCAGGCAGCGAAGAGTGTGGTAGCTTCAGGGCTTGCTCGGCGTTGCATTGTGCAGGTTTCTTATGCAATTGGAGTCCCAGAGCCACTTTCTGTATTTGTAGACACATACAAAACAGGGAAGATTCCAGACAATGAAATCTTGGCTCTGATTAAGGAGAGTTTTGACTTCAGGCCAGGAATGATTGCCATCAATCTTGACCTCATGAGAGGAGGCAACTTCAGGTACCAGAAGACTGCTGCTTATGGCCATTTTGGACGTGATGATGCTGATTTTACTTGGGAGACCGTGAAGGTGCTCAAGCCAAAAGCTTGA
- the LOC130730326 gene encoding transcription factor RAX2-like gives MGRAPCCDKANVKRGPWSPEEDAKLKEFIEKNGTGGNWIALPQKVGLKRCGKSCRLRWLNYLRPNIKHGEFSDAEDKIICSLFASIGSRWSIIASRLPGRTDNDIKNYWNTKLKKKMMMAMNHSAVRKPPQQATFLSILQNSTPSSSNSFFQAQESFIHPPQKFQFQFSSNSFVFGGETTSCSSSSDGSCNNKTSHVTEPDLGYGEGCVGSTFMEQIGGVDYLYNGVEDTQKLMFNNGDGVSGWTEKQNGLWEENPMDNGLEEIKELISTSSCNNFLFGDKKTEEKVMYY, from the exons ATGGGCAGAGCTCCATGCTGTGACAAAGCAAATGTAAAGAGAGGGCCATGGTCTCCTGAAGAAGATGCAAAGCTAAAGGAGTTCATAGAGAAAAATGGAACTGGGGGAAACTGGATTGCCCTCCCCCAAAAAGTTG GTTTGAAAAGATGTGGCAAGAGCTGTAGACTTAGATGGCTTAATTATCTTAGACCCAACATTAAGCATGGGGAGTTCTCTGATGCAGAAGATAAAATAATCTGCAGCCTCTTTGCTAGCATTGGAAGCAG GTGGTCAATAATAGCATCTCGGCTGCCAGGGAGGACTGACAATGATATAAAGAACTACTGGAACACGAAGctgaagaaaaaaatgatgatGGCCATGAATCATTCAGCAGTGAGGAAACCTCCTCAACAAGCTACATTTTTATCTATCCTCCAAAATTCAACACCATCTTCTTCTAATTCATTTTTTCAAGCACAAGAAAGTTTCATCCATCCCCCTCAGAAGTTCCAATTTCAATTTAGCAGTAACTCCTTTGTGTTTGGGGGTGAAACTACTAGTTGTAGCAGCTCTTCTGATGGGAGCTGTAACAACAAGACCAGTCATGTCACAGAACCAGACCTTGGATATGGTGAAGGGTGTGTTGGTTCAACTTTTATGGAGCAAATTGGTGGGGTTGATTACCTATACAATGGGGTGGAAGATACCCAAAAGTTGATGTTCAACAATGGTGATGGTGTAAGTGGGTGGACAGAGAAACAAAATGGATTGTGGGAAGAAAATCCAATGGATAATGGTCTAGAAGAAATTAAGGAGCTAATTAGCACAAGTAGTTGCAACAACTTTTTGTTTGGTGACAAGAAGACAGAGGAAAAGGTCATGTACTACTGA